A genomic window from Mesorhizobium sp. 131-2-1 includes:
- a CDS encoding ABC transporter substrate-binding protein, whose amino-acid sequence MRYKLLTAALAATAALQFAGPAAATDLEVTHWWTSGGEAAAVAELAKAFDATGNHWVDGAIAGSGGTARPIMISRITGGDPMGATQFNHGRQAEELVQAGLMRDLTDIATKGKWTEVVRPKSLLDSCTIDGKIYCVPVNIHSWQWLWLSNAAFEKAGVPVPKDWNEYVAAAPALEKAGIIPLAVGGQPWQSSGAFDVLLAAVGGTDTFLKVYKDKDAKFAAGPEVAKVFKAADDARKMAKNTNVQDWNQATNLVITGKAGGQIMGDWAQGEFQVAGQTAGKDYTCLPGLGLNEVIATGGDAFYFPLLKDADKSKAQEVLAETLLDPKTQVAFNLKKGSLPVRGDVDLQAANDCMKKGLDILAKGSVIPWTDQLLSQDSQKQKEDLFSEFFAKPELTVEDAQKRFADIIASAD is encoded by the coding sequence ATGCGATATAAACTCTTGACTGCTGCGCTGGCGGCGACGGCCGCGCTGCAGTTCGCCGGTCCGGCGGCCGCGACCGATCTGGAAGTCACCCATTGGTGGACGTCCGGCGGCGAGGCGGCTGCTGTGGCGGAACTCGCCAAGGCCTTCGATGCGACCGGCAACCACTGGGTCGACGGCGCCATTGCCGGTTCCGGCGGCACGGCGCGGCCGATCATGATCAGCCGCATCACCGGCGGCGACCCGATGGGCGCCACCCAGTTCAACCACGGCCGCCAGGCTGAGGAACTGGTGCAGGCAGGCCTGATGCGCGACCTCACCGATATCGCCACCAAGGGCAAATGGACGGAGGTCGTGCGGCCGAAGAGCCTGCTCGACAGCTGCACCATCGACGGCAAGATCTATTGCGTGCCGGTCAACATCCATTCCTGGCAATGGCTGTGGCTGTCGAACGCGGCCTTCGAAAAGGCCGGCGTGCCGGTGCCGAAGGACTGGAATGAATATGTGGCGGCAGCTCCCGCGCTGGAGAAGGCCGGCATCATCCCGCTCGCCGTCGGCGGGCAGCCCTGGCAGTCCTCCGGCGCCTTCGACGTGCTGTTGGCGGCGGTCGGCGGCACCGACACCTTCCTCAAGGTCTACAAGGACAAGGACGCGAAATTCGCGGCCGGGCCCGAAGTCGCCAAAGTGTTCAAGGCCGCGGACGATGCCCGCAAGATGGCGAAGAACACCAATGTGCAGGACTGGAACCAGGCGACCAATCTCGTCATCACCGGCAAGGCCGGCGGCCAGATCATGGGCGACTGGGCACAGGGCGAATTCCAGGTCGCCGGCCAGACCGCCGGCAAGGACTATACCTGCCTTCCGGGCCTCGGGCTGAACGAAGTGATCGCCACCGGCGGCGATGCATTCTACTTCCCGCTGCTGAAGGACGCCGACAAGTCCAAGGCGCAGGAGGTGCTGGCCGAAACGCTGCTCGATCCCAAGACGCAGGTTGCCTTCAACCTGAAGAAGGGTTCGCTGCCGGTGCGCGGCGACGTCGACCTGCAGGCGGCGAATGACTGCATGAAGAAGGGCCTCGACATCCTGGCCAAGGGCAGCGTCATTCCGTGGACCGACCAGTTGCTGTCGCAGGACAGCCAGAAGCAGAAGGAGGATCTGTTCTCCGAATTCTTCGCCAAGCCGGAGCTCACCGTGGAAGACGCGCAGAAGCGCTTCGCCGACATCATCGCATCGGCGGACTGA
- a CDS encoding carbohydrate ABC transporter permease — protein MSKSQRPNQLFRNLNAKVASIPMILTALVVFVGGTAWTVLYSFTNSKLLPRLNFVGLDQYYRLWATPRWLISIENLLIYGVISLVFSLVIGFILAALLDQKIRFEDTFRTIFLYPFALSFIVTGLVWQWLLNPDFGIQGVVRSLGWTSFSFDPLYNSSIVIYGISIAALWQGTGLIMCLMLAGLRGIDEDIWKAARVDGIPMWKTYLFIVIPMMRPVFITTLVIIAAGIVKVYDLVVAQTSGGPGIASEVPAKYVYDYMFFAQNLGQGFAASTMMLLSVIIVIVPWAYLEFGGKKRV, from the coding sequence ATGAGCAAGAGCCAACGCCCCAACCAGCTTTTCCGCAACCTCAATGCGAAGGTCGCCTCGATCCCGATGATCCTCACCGCGCTGGTGGTTTTCGTCGGCGGCACCGCATGGACGGTGCTCTATTCCTTCACCAACTCGAAACTGCTGCCGCGATTGAATTTCGTCGGGCTCGACCAGTATTACCGGCTGTGGGCGACGCCGCGCTGGCTGATCTCGATCGAGAACCTCTTGATCTATGGTGTCATATCGCTGGTGTTCTCGCTGGTGATCGGCTTCATCCTCGCCGCGTTGCTCGACCAGAAGATCCGCTTCGAGGACACATTCCGAACCATCTTCCTTTATCCCTTCGCGCTCTCCTTCATCGTCACCGGTCTTGTCTGGCAATGGCTGCTCAATCCGGACTTCGGCATCCAGGGCGTGGTGCGGAGCCTCGGCTGGACAAGCTTCAGCTTCGATCCGCTCTACAATTCCAGCATCGTCATCTACGGCATATCGATCGCGGCACTCTGGCAAGGCACCGGGCTGATCATGTGCCTGATGCTCGCCGGCCTGCGCGGCATTGACGAGGATATCTGGAAGGCCGCGCGGGTCGACGGGATCCCGATGTGGAAGACCTATCTGTTCATCGTCATCCCGATGATGCGGCCGGTCTTCATCACCACGCTGGTCATCATCGCCGCGGGCATCGTCAAGGTCTACGACCTGGTCGTGGCCCAGACCAGCGGCGGGCCGGGCATCGCCTCCGAAGTGCCGGCGAAATATGTCTACGACTACATGTTCTTCGCCCAGAACCTCGGCCAGGGCTTTGCCGCCTCGACCATGATGCTGCTGTCGGTGATCATCGTCATCGTGCCGTGGGCCTACCTCGAATTCGGAGGCAAGAAGCGTGTCTGA
- a CDS encoding carbohydrate ABC transporter permease — MSELAVPLPSTADPLSREATGPSGPKPRHVFSRRNIFLYGTLIVMAVYYLLPLYVMVVTSLKGMPEIRLGNIFSPPLEITFEPWVKAWSQACTGLNCDGLSRGFWNSVRITVPSVILSIAIASVNGYALANWRFKGADTFFVILIVGAFIPYQVMIYPIVIILREIGLYGSLSGLVIVHSIFGMPILTLLFRNYFSSMPEELFRAARVDGAGFWGIYLRIMLPMSLPIFVVAVILQVTGIWNDFLFGVVYTRPDTYPMTVQLNNIVNSVQGVKEYNVNMAATILTGLVPLIVYFISGKLFVRGIAAGAVKG; from the coding sequence GTGTCTGAGCTTGCCGTCCCCCTGCCCAGCACCGCCGATCCTCTCAGTCGCGAAGCCACGGGGCCGAGCGGGCCGAAGCCGCGGCATGTGTTCTCGCGCCGCAACATCTTCCTCTATGGCACGCTGATCGTGATGGCGGTCTACTACCTGCTGCCGCTCTATGTGATGGTCGTCACCTCGCTCAAGGGCATGCCGGAGATCCGCCTCGGCAACATCTTCTCGCCGCCGCTGGAGATCACCTTCGAGCCTTGGGTCAAGGCGTGGTCGCAGGCCTGCACCGGCCTCAATTGCGACGGGCTCTCGCGCGGTTTCTGGAACTCGGTGCGCATCACCGTCCCCTCGGTGATCCTGTCGATCGCGATCGCCTCGGTGAACGGCTACGCGCTCGCCAACTGGCGCTTCAAGGGCGCCGACACCTTCTTCGTCATCCTGATCGTCGGCGCCTTCATCCCCTATCAGGTGATGATCTACCCGATCGTCATCATCCTGCGCGAGATCGGCCTCTACGGCAGCCTGAGCGGCCTGGTCATCGTGCATTCGATCTTCGGCATGCCGATCCTGACGCTTCTGTTCCGCAACTATTTCTCGTCGATGCCGGAAGAGCTGTTCAGGGCGGCGCGCGTCGACGGCGCCGGTTTCTGGGGCATCTATCTGCGCATCATGCTGCCGATGTCGCTGCCGATCTTCGTTGTCGCCGTCATCCTGCAGGTCACCGGCATCTGGAACGACTTCCTGTTCGGCGTCGTCTACACGCGGCCGGACACCTATCCGATGACGGTGCAGCTCAACAACATCGTCAATTCGGTGCAGGGCGTGAAGGAGTACAACGTCAACATGGCCGCCACCATCCTGACCGGCCTCGTGCCGCTGATCGTCTACTTCATTTCCGGCAAGCTTTTCGTGCGCGGCATCGCCGCCGGCGCGGTGAAAGGATGA
- a CDS encoding ABC transporter ATP-binding protein, translating to MTDIANPSVSIQDLSLNFGAVSVLQTLNLDVAEGEFIVLLGPSGCGKSTLLNCIAGLLDISEGRIFIKGKNVTWEEPKDRGIGMVFQSYALYPQMTVEKNLSFGLRVAGVPKDEIARRIARAAEILQIEPLLQRKPSALSGGQRQRVAIGRALVRDVDVFLFDEPLSNLDAKLRSELRVEIKLLHRKLENTMIYVTHDQIEAMTLADRIAVMRGGVIQQLDAPQTIYNRPVNRFVAGFLGSPAMNFLKGELEVGAGPVFKADGVSVPVGRYQFEGDGGRAAKPCIFGIRPEHIAFGDAAVGMPFTAESTVEIVDPMGSDTLVWTKLGGQIISFRVEADKTLRNGEAIRIGFDPARASLFDAQTDNRL from the coding sequence ATGACGGATATCGCCAATCCCAGCGTGTCGATCCAGGACCTGTCGCTGAATTTCGGCGCGGTGTCGGTGCTGCAGACGCTCAACCTCGACGTCGCCGAGGGCGAGTTCATCGTGCTGCTCGGGCCGTCCGGCTGCGGCAAGTCGACTTTGCTCAACTGCATCGCCGGCCTGCTCGACATTTCGGAGGGCCGCATCTTCATCAAGGGCAAGAACGTCACCTGGGAAGAGCCCAAGGACCGCGGCATCGGCATGGTGTTCCAGTCCTACGCGCTCTATCCGCAGATGACGGTGGAGAAGAATCTGTCCTTCGGCCTGCGCGTCGCCGGCGTGCCCAAGGACGAGATCGCCCGCCGCATCGCGCGCGCCGCCGAGATCCTGCAGATCGAGCCATTGCTGCAGCGCAAGCCGTCGGCGCTCTCCGGCGGCCAGCGCCAGCGCGTGGCGATCGGGCGGGCACTGGTGCGCGATGTCGACGTGTTCCTGTTCGACGAGCCGCTTTCCAATCTCGACGCCAAGCTGCGCTCGGAACTGCGCGTCGAGATCAAGCTCCTGCACCGCAAGCTCGAGAACACGATGATCTACGTCACCCACGACCAGATCGAGGCGATGACGCTCGCCGACCGCATCGCCGTCATGAGGGGCGGGGTCATCCAGCAGCTCGATGCGCCGCAGACGATCTACAACCGGCCAGTCAACCGCTTCGTCGCCGGCTTCCTTGGTTCGCCGGCGATGAATTTCCTCAAGGGAGAGTTGGAAGTCGGCGCCGGCCCCGTGTTCAAAGCCGACGGCGTGTCGGTGCCGGTCGGCCGCTATCAATTCGAGGGCGATGGTGGCCGTGCCGCCAAGCCTTGCATCTTCGGCATCCGGCCTGAGCATATCGCCTTCGGTGACGCTGCCGTGGGAATGCCGTTCACCGCCGAGTCGACCGTCGAGATCGTCGATCCGATGGGCTCAGACACGCTGGTGTGGACCAAGCTCGGCGGCCAGATCATCTCCTTCCGCGTCGAAGCGGATAAGACGCTGCGCAACGGCGAAGCGATTCGCATCGGCTTCGATCCGGCACGCGCTTCGCTGTTCGACGCCCAAACAGACAACCGCCTTTAA
- a CDS encoding sugar phosphate isomerase/epimerase family protein produces the protein MDWSFQLYSARNFQPWEGVLQMLGKLGYSQVEGFGGVYDDPKAFRAELDKNGLAMPTGHFSIDALEKDFDGVRKIADVLGVTLLICPYLLAEQRPADAAGWRGFGERLAKVGETAKKAGYGFAWHNHDFEFKALADGSVPQDHILSAAPDIGWEMDLAWVVRGGADPLPWIEKHGKRISAVHVKDIAKPGEGLDEDGWSDVGHGTIDWAGLIKALRAKSAAKYFVMEQDNPNNIERFASRSIASVKSY, from the coding sequence ATGGACTGGTCATTCCAACTTTACAGCGCCCGCAATTTCCAGCCGTGGGAGGGCGTGCTGCAGATGCTCGGCAAGCTCGGCTACAGCCAGGTCGAAGGGTTCGGCGGCGTCTATGACGACCCCAAGGCGTTCCGCGCCGAGCTCGACAAGAACGGGCTGGCCATGCCGACCGGGCATTTCTCGATCGACGCGCTGGAGAAGGACTTCGACGGTGTGCGCAAAATCGCCGACGTGCTCGGTGTCACGCTGCTGATCTGCCCCTATCTGCTCGCCGAGCAGAGGCCGGCGGATGCCGCCGGCTGGCGCGGTTTCGGCGAGCGGCTGGCCAAGGTCGGCGAAACGGCGAAAAAGGCCGGCTACGGCTTTGCCTGGCACAATCATGATTTCGAGTTCAAGGCGCTCGCGGATGGGTCGGTGCCGCAGGACCATATCCTGTCCGCCGCACCCGACATCGGCTGGGAAATGGACTTGGCCTGGGTGGTGCGCGGCGGCGCCGACCCGCTGCCCTGGATCGAAAAGCACGGCAAGCGCATCAGCGCCGTTCATGTCAAGGATATCGCCAAGCCGGGTGAAGGACTCGACGAGGATGGCTGGTCGGATGTCGGCCATGGCACGATCGACTGGGCCGGCCTGATCAAGGCGTTGCGCGCCAAGAGCGCGGCGAAGTACTTCGTCATGGAACAGGACAACCCAAACAACATCGAGCGCTTCGCCAGCCGCTCGATCGCATCCGTCAAGAGCTACTAG
- a CDS encoding Gfo/Idh/MocA family protein, which produces MAKKLGIGVIGCGNISKAYFSLAPLFRGIEMRACADINMDAAKARAKEFKLRAETVDDLLKADDIDIIVNLTIPAVHYEVSKQILDAGKHVYSEKPFVLSIKEGLDLKGRAEKKGLRIGSAPDTFLGGAHQLVRNLIDTGALGKITSGTCHVMGHGMEHWHPNPDFFFQPGAGPVLDIGPYYITNLIQLIGPVKQVAAFAATPAKERTISSKPRAGEKIPVNTPTTIHGLLEFENGAVVTLNTSWDVWSHGHAPMELYGEAGTVYVPDPNFFGGDVRFTEATKPVKKLPKWKHPFGVPNEMHSQGMMANYRTAGLADMALAIAEGRPHRCSMELALHAVDVMTSLLRSGETGKFVPMQTTCERPAALGVKEAKELLAKKK; this is translated from the coding sequence ATGGCAAAGAAACTGGGTATCGGCGTCATCGGCTGCGGCAACATCTCGAAGGCGTATTTTTCGCTGGCGCCGCTGTTCCGCGGCATCGAGATGCGCGCCTGCGCCGACATCAACATGGACGCCGCGAAGGCGCGGGCGAAGGAGTTCAAGCTCCGCGCGGAGACCGTCGACGATCTGCTCAAGGCCGACGACATCGACATCATCGTCAACCTGACAATTCCGGCGGTGCACTATGAGGTGTCGAAGCAGATCCTCGACGCCGGCAAGCATGTCTATTCGGAAAAGCCGTTCGTGCTGTCGATCAAGGAAGGGCTCGATCTGAAAGGCCGGGCCGAGAAGAAGGGGCTGCGCATCGGCTCGGCGCCCGACACTTTCCTCGGCGGCGCGCACCAGCTGGTGCGCAACCTGATCGACACCGGTGCGCTGGGCAAGATCACCAGCGGCACCTGCCATGTGATGGGTCACGGCATGGAGCACTGGCACCCCAATCCGGATTTCTTCTTCCAGCCGGGCGCCGGCCCTGTGCTCGATATCGGACCCTACTACATCACCAACCTGATCCAGTTGATCGGGCCGGTGAAGCAGGTGGCGGCCTTCGCCGCGACACCGGCCAAGGAACGAACGATTTCGTCGAAGCCACGCGCTGGCGAAAAAATCCCGGTCAACACGCCGACCACCATCCACGGCCTGCTGGAATTCGAGAACGGCGCGGTGGTGACGCTCAACACCAGCTGGGACGTCTGGAGCCATGGCCATGCGCCGATGGAGCTCTACGGCGAGGCGGGAACGGTGTACGTGCCGGATCCGAACTTCTTCGGCGGCGACGTGCGCTTCACCGAGGCGACGAAACCGGTCAAGAAGCTGCCAAAATGGAAGCACCCGTTCGGCGTGCCGAACGAGATGCATTCGCAGGGCATGATGGCCAACTACCGCACCGCCGGCCTGGCCGATATGGCGCTGGCGATCGCCGAGGGACGGCCGCATCGCTGCTCGATGGAGTTAGCGCTGCATGCCGTCGACGTGATGACCAGCCTGCTGCGCTCGGGCGAAACGGGCAAGTTCGTCCCCATGCAGACGACTTGCGAGCGGCCGGCCGCACTTGGCGTCAAGGAAGCCAAGGAACTGCTGGCGAAGAAGAAATAG
- the mgrA gene encoding L-glyceraldehyde 3-phosphate reductase → MPYVAAENRYEKMIYNRCGRSGLKLPAISLGLWHNFGNDTPHKTKQAIVRRAFDLGITHFDLANNYGPPPGSAETAFGEIMRTDFAGYRDELIISTKAGYEMWAGPYGEWGSRKYVLASLDQSLKRMGLDYVDIFYSHRFDPDTPLEETMGALDHAVRSGKALYAGISSYNSQRTREAADILRQLGTPCVIHQPSYSMLNRWVEEDGLLDTLEGLGIGSIVFSPLAQGMLTDKYLGGIPEGSRASQGKSLRPAFINDKSVTNIKALNAIAGRRGQTLAQMALAWVLRKGRVTSALIGASRPEQVEDCVGALKALDFSDAELAEIDSYAREADINLWAASAERKGPPRK, encoded by the coding sequence ATGCCCTATGTCGCCGCCGAAAACCGCTATGAGAAGATGATCTACAATCGCTGTGGGCGATCAGGCCTGAAACTGCCGGCCATCTCGCTCGGGCTGTGGCACAATTTCGGCAACGACACGCCGCACAAGACCAAGCAGGCGATCGTTCGCCGGGCTTTCGACCTCGGCATCACGCATTTCGACCTCGCCAACAATTACGGTCCGCCGCCCGGCTCCGCCGAAACCGCCTTCGGCGAAATCATGCGCACCGACTTCGCCGGCTACCGCGACGAGCTGATCATCTCGACCAAGGCGGGCTACGAGATGTGGGCCGGTCCTTACGGCGAGTGGGGCAGTCGCAAATACGTGCTGGCCAGCCTCGACCAGAGCCTGAAGCGGATGGGGCTCGATTATGTCGACATCTTCTATTCGCACCGCTTCGACCCCGATACGCCCTTGGAAGAGACGATGGGCGCGCTCGACCATGCCGTGCGCTCGGGCAAGGCGCTCTATGCCGGCATCTCCTCCTACAATTCGCAGCGCACGCGCGAGGCGGCCGACATACTGAGGCAGCTCGGCACGCCCTGCGTCATCCACCAGCCGAGCTATTCCATGCTCAACCGCTGGGTCGAGGAGGACGGCCTGCTCGACACGCTGGAGGGGTTGGGCATCGGCTCGATCGTGTTCTCGCCGCTGGCGCAAGGCATGCTGACCGACAAATATCTGGGCGGCATCCCCGAGGGCAGCCGCGCTTCCCAGGGCAAGTCGCTGCGGCCGGCCTTCATCAACGACAAGAGCGTCACCAACATCAAGGCGCTGAACGCCATTGCCGGGCGGCGCGGCCAGACGCTGGCGCAGATGGCGCTGGCCTGGGTGCTGCGCAAGGGCCGCGTGACCTCGGCGCTGATCGGCGCCAGCCGGCCGGAACAGGTCGAGGATTGCGTTGGTGCGCTGAAGGCGCTCGACTTCAGCGATGCGGAACTGGCCGAGATCGACAGCTACGCGCGCGAGGCCGACATCAACCTGTGGGCGGCCTCGGCCGAGCGCAAGGGTCCGCCGCGAAAGTAG
- a CDS encoding S1 family serine peptidase, with product MNIIHRFKPLAIALLAGTAALATLNAIHAADGPARPEAAVSPMKRVAEERAKAKAENPDGADRVYGGKEAEKGAYPFQVALLTSDRLDDSPASQPDAQFCGGSLIAPQWVLTAAHCLVDSGRPIPAGAVTVLTGATDLGEGKRYKAVEVIVNEGYSEQTMDNDLGLIRLAEPADAPTIKVAHEATPDAGKTTVTGWGKMQDGTFPTALMVADLDLQPNATCNSGIKDIYARDLKAALGDLSHRMRYSEKGIDAAASAIAADMSDPLTNNMICAGTASGERDACNGDSGGPLFMAAADGPVQVGVVSWGEGPNDGSAACGHKNAYGIYTRLANYTGWIEEKMKTTPTPVKPKAGVGTAQKPAKP from the coding sequence GTGAACATCATCCATCGGTTCAAGCCGCTCGCCATCGCATTGCTGGCCGGCACGGCGGCGCTCGCGACGCTCAACGCCATCCACGCGGCCGACGGGCCTGCCCGGCCGGAAGCGGCTGTCTCGCCGATGAAGCGGGTGGCGGAAGAACGGGCGAAGGCTAAGGCCGAGAACCCCGACGGCGCCGATCGCGTCTATGGCGGCAAGGAGGCCGAGAAAGGCGCCTATCCGTTCCAGGTCGCGCTGCTGACGAGCGACAGGCTTGACGACAGCCCGGCATCGCAGCCGGACGCGCAGTTCTGTGGCGGCAGCCTGATCGCCCCGCAATGGGTGCTGACGGCCGCGCACTGCCTCGTCGACAGCGGCCGGCCGATCCCGGCGGGCGCGGTCACCGTGCTCACCGGCGCCACCGATCTCGGCGAAGGCAAGCGCTACAAGGCGGTGGAGGTCATCGTCAACGAAGGCTACAGCGAGCAGACGATGGACAACGACCTCGGCCTGATCCGGCTGGCCGAGCCGGCGGACGCGCCAACGATCAAGGTTGCCCACGAAGCGACCCCCGATGCCGGCAAGACCACGGTCACCGGTTGGGGCAAGATGCAGGATGGAACCTTCCCGACGGCGCTGATGGTCGCCGATCTCGATCTGCAGCCGAACGCGACCTGCAACAGCGGCATCAAGGACATCTATGCGCGCGACCTGAAGGCCGCGCTTGGCGATCTCTCCCACCGCATGCGCTATTCGGAAAAGGGCATCGATGCGGCCGCCAGCGCCATTGCCGCCGACATGTCCGACCCGCTGACCAACAACATGATCTGCGCCGGCACCGCCAGCGGTGAACGCGATGCCTGCAACGGCGACAGCGGCGGGCCGCTGTTCATGGCGGCCGCCGACGGCCCGGTCCAGGTCGGTGTCGTCTCCTGGGGAGAAGGTCCAAATGACGGTAGCGCTGCCTGTGGCCACAAAAACGCCTACGGCATCTACACACGGCTCGCCAATTACACCGGCTGGATCGAGGAGAAGATGAAGACCACGCCGACGCCGGTAAAGCCCAAGGCGGGTGTCGGTACCGCTCAGAAGCCGGCCAAGCCCTGA
- a CDS encoding trypsin-like serine peptidase, translating into MTKLTNTIIASALLSSAMWAVPAFAADPGTANTGNGESMRDAGSGDYTPGRAKPIAPPKLTEDEASRAAPLADEDAAVKSYGVVGRSADGKEIKIEANEALKQLIIEELNAPADGQGSDASGPQNTEDPGLTEGEAGRQVFGTDDREQVKNTKTYPFSAIGYLEAKSPKTGKYGSCSATLIGPRTVLTAAHCLYSHEDGAWLDEYLFVPGLNGSTADDAPYGAFTYESAYILQGFIDNYQGFYGSVVPWDLGIVTLKQDIGTNLGWLGYANYEDLGDFTANIVGYPGDKPMGTMWKAGCEVHAENIGTDYFQYDCDTFPGSSGSSVYAYDNAAKERVITGVNVAESPEANTAVRLNAANIEWINSLYK; encoded by the coding sequence GTGACAAAACTGACAAACACCATCATTGCGTCCGCGTTGCTTTCCAGCGCGATGTGGGCGGTGCCTGCCTTCGCCGCCGATCCCGGCACTGCCAATACCGGCAATGGCGAAAGCATGCGCGATGCTGGATCGGGCGACTACACGCCGGGGCGGGCAAAGCCGATCGCGCCGCCGAAGCTAACCGAGGACGAGGCCAGCCGCGCCGCGCCGCTCGCCGACGAGGATGCGGCGGTCAAGTCCTATGGCGTCGTCGGGCGTTCCGCCGACGGCAAGGAGATCAAGATCGAGGCAAACGAGGCGCTGAAGCAGTTGATCATCGAGGAACTGAACGCGCCGGCCGACGGGCAGGGGTCCGACGCTTCCGGTCCGCAGAACACCGAAGATCCCGGGCTGACGGAGGGCGAAGCCGGCCGCCAGGTCTTCGGCACCGACGACCGCGAGCAGGTCAAGAACACCAAGACCTATCCGTTCTCGGCCATCGGCTACCTCGAAGCCAAGTCGCCCAAGACCGGCAAATACGGCAGTTGCTCGGCGACGCTGATCGGCCCGCGCACCGTACTGACCGCCGCGCACTGCCTCTACAGCCATGAGGACGGCGCCTGGCTCGACGAATACCTGTTTGTACCGGGCCTCAATGGAAGCACCGCCGACGACGCGCCGTATGGCGCCTTCACCTATGAGAGCGCCTATATCCTGCAGGGCTTCATCGACAACTACCAGGGCTTTTACGGCTCTGTCGTCCCATGGGATCTCGGCATCGTCACGCTGAAGCAGGATATCGGCACCAATCTCGGCTGGCTGGGCTATGCCAATTACGAGGATCTCGGCGATTTCACCGCCAACATCGTCGGCTATCCCGGCGACAAGCCGATGGGCACGATGTGGAAGGCAGGCTGCGAAGTGCACGCTGAAAACATCGGCACGGACTATTTCCAGTATGATTGCGATACGTTCCCGGGTTCGAGCGGCAGCTCGGTCTACGCCTACGATAATGCCGCGAAGGAGCGAGTCATCACCGGCGTGAATGTGGCCGAGAGCCCGGAAGCGAACACCGCGGTCAGGCTCAACGCTGCCAATATCGAATGGATCAACAGCCTCTACAAATGA
- a CDS encoding DUF4760 domain-containing protein encodes MNGPGGKVTEQAAPATASTKAEPPAAKKAEALPETTEGFPWPSSHEIKKESNPFTDRDWRMLAYAWSGLLVRLVIIFTLLFSVFQFLANQDQKRVEQTMSLVELWESKDLQQAQRALKERLTGLNAKYDNLLSANPTPTEEQVFRQRIGIEAMTADGGTMPLADFSDHFDRIVYFLNRLSICVESDLCSHKVADSYFRDYAVSFWSYFAGYIEKQRKAGSANFASAIEAYVRRGQPAQSK; translated from the coding sequence ATGAATGGGCCGGGGGGCAAGGTGACGGAACAAGCAGCGCCTGCGACGGCGTCGACTAAGGCCGAGCCGCCGGCGGCCAAGAAGGCTGAGGCGCTGCCTGAGACCACGGAGGGCTTCCCGTGGCCGAGCAGCCACGAGATCAAGAAGGAATCGAACCCCTTCACCGATCGTGACTGGCGCATGCTGGCCTATGCCTGGTCGGGCCTTCTGGTGCGCCTGGTGATCATCTTCACCCTCCTTTTCTCCGTCTTCCAGTTCCTGGCCAACCAGGACCAGAAGCGTGTCGAGCAGACCATGTCGCTGGTCGAGCTCTGGGAGAGCAAGGACCTGCAGCAGGCGCAACGGGCGCTCAAGGAGCGGCTGACGGGGCTCAACGCCAAATATGACAATCTGCTCAGCGCCAATCCGACGCCCACCGAGGAGCAGGTGTTCAGGCAGCGCATCGGCATCGAGGCGATGACCGCCGATGGCGGCACCATGCCGCTTGCCGATTTCAGCGATCACTTCGACCGCATCGTCTATTTCCTCAACCGCCTCTCCATCTGCGTCGAGAGCGACCTGTGTTCACACAAGGTGGCAGACTCCTACTTCCGCGACTATGCCGTCTCGTTCTGGAGTTACTTTGCCGGCTATATCGAAAAGCAGCGCAAGGCCGGCTCCGCCAACTTCGCCTCGGCGATCGAGGCCTATGTGCGCCGGGGACAACCCGCGCAGTCCAAGTAG